A part of Hippopotamus amphibius kiboko isolate mHipAmp2 chromosome 16, mHipAmp2.hap2, whole genome shotgun sequence genomic DNA contains:
- the ARL2BP gene encoding ADP-ribosylation factor-like protein 2-binding protein: protein MDALEEESFALSISSASDAEFDAVVGYLEDIIMDDEFQLLQRNFMDKYYQEFEDTEENKLTYTPIFNEYISLVEKYIEEQLLERIPGFNMAAFTTALQHHKDEVAGDIFDMLLTFTDFLAFKEMFLDYRAEKEGRGLDLSSGLVVTSLCKSSSMPASQNNLRP, encoded by the exons atgGACGCCCTAGAGGAAGAGAGCTTCGCGCTGTCCAT CTCTTCCGCCTCTGATGCAGAATTTGATGCTGTGGTTGGATATTTAGAGGACATTATCATGG ATGATGAGTTCCAGTTATTACAGAGGAATTTCATGGACAAGTACTACCAGGAGTTTGAAGATACAGAAGAGAATAAGCTCACCTACACACCTATTTTTAACGAATAT ATTTCTCTGGTAGAAAAGTATATAGAAGAACAGCTGTTGGAGCGGATTCCTGGATTTAACATGGCGGCTTTCACTACAGCTTTACA GCACCATAAAGATGAAGTGGCTGGGGACATTTTCGACATGCTGCTCACCTTTACGGATTTTCTggcttttaaagaaatgtttctgGACTATCGAGCA GAAAAAGAAGGCCGGGGACTGGACTTAAGCAGCGGTTTAGTGGTGACTTCATTGTGCAAATCATCTTCTATGCCAGCTTCCCAGAACAATCTGCGGCCCTAG